The window CCCATCAGATCGGCACCGATTCCCGGTCGCTTGGGCGGATCGATCCGGATCACCGTCGCCCCAAGGTCCGCGAGGATCATGCCGGCAAATGGGGCAGGGCCAATCCCTGCCATCTCAACGACCCGAATACCCTGTAGTGGCCCCACAACCTACCCCCCCAGCTTCAGTGATTGTATCCAGCATCTCTGTCGCCAGCCTATCCCAGCACCAAGCGGGTAGGTCATGTCCGAGATCGGCAAAGAGAAGGAGTCGCGAGCCCGCCAACACCCGAAAGGTGTCGATGCCACCAGATACGTTGACGAGCGGATCGAGCACCCCGTGGACGACGAGCGATGGCAAGGCCGCCAACGTCGACAGCGCCGTCGAACGATCAGGCGAAGCGAGCACGGCGCTCAACTGACGCACACTTGCAACCGGGTCATCAATGCCGGCCGCCGCCAACCGAGCGGCACCTCGATCGATGCGATCGAGGATCGCTTGGCGCTCTCGCGCTGAACGAGGCCGACCGACCACCAACTCCAAGGGTTCTTCGCGGTTCGGGTTCATGAGCGCTCCAAGAGCCATCTCGCTCGGCTGACCAACACCGGTACGTCCAGTGGAACCGAGCATGCTGATCAGCGACAGCACACGCTTAGGCTCCTCGATCAGGAATTGCTGCGCCACCATCGCTCCCATCGAAACGCCAACGAGATGGACTTGATCGATGCCGAGACGATCAAGTAACTCGAGCAGATCGTCTGCCATATCTGCCAATGTATAGGGAGCGAGCTCTCGGCGTCCCATATAAATCGACAATAGATCGGGAATACCGACGTGCGTCAATCGGGTCGAAAGCCCACTATCGCGCTGGTCGTAGGTCAAGACCTGATAACCAGCCTCAACAAAGCGCGTGATGGCAGGCTCTGGCCAGTCCGTCAACTGACCGCCAAGGCCGTGAATTAAGACAACCACCGGGCGATCCGGTGGACCCGTGCGTTCGTAGTGCAACTGCACCTTCCGCACCTCATGCACCGGCGAGCTCACAGATGAGGGTCACCGTTGGGTTGACGAGCATCCGACCCGCTTGGATCGCTGCCTGTATCGCCCGATCCTCCGTCGGCGCCAAACAGAGCCTTCTCCTCGTGGAGATGATCTGTTGAGCAGGGTCCATGGATCGTCGCAATCCAGGTCCGATCACCACCTTTGGGGAGACTCCGAGCACCGTCAGTGCTTCGATGACATCAGTTGCGCTGGGATCCGTTGGACGCTCGAGCTGATGGAACTCCTCCCAAAGCAGATTGAGGCCATAGTGTGGATGGTGCAGGGTCAGTTCAAGCACGACTCCTACCTCAGCATGAGCAAGAAGTCCCTCGAGAAAACCGAAGAGATTCGAGATGTTGTAGATAACGTTCTGCGAGGTCACCACGTCAAAACGTCCAAGCTCTGGTTCAAGGTCGAAGAAGTCACCGACTCGCGTCTCGACCAACAGCTCAGGCGATGCTTCACTCTCAAGGGCGAGCACCTCAAGCATCTCCGCGTTCTGATCGAGAGCCAACAGAGAACGAATAGAGGAGCCAATCGGGAGAACTGCCGCGCCAGCACCCGCCCCAACATCGAGAACACTGCGGTGCGGAGACCGATCGAGCAGCTCGACAAGGGCCAACTGGGTCTGGTTGAGTGGCACGTCCCTGAGTGGACGGAACCCATTGGGGTCAAAGCTCCACGGCGACTCCGGGGTCTTGGCGAGTATCTCCTGGGGTATCGCCCAATCTTGTAGCTGTCGGGACCACCGCCGCGCTAGTGCGTCCCGAACTGCGTTATCAGGCATCAGTAACGCGTTCCCTGTTCCCCATCGAGGTCACGCAACAGTGACGACTTCGCCCGCTCGAACTCCGTGTCGCTCAAGAATCCTCCTGCCCGTAGGATCGTTAACCGCTCAAGTCGACTGAGCGAATCGGCGTTGGTGTTGACGGCCGACACCGCACCAGCAGACCCTGACTGCTGGGCATCCTCCAGGCTGGCAAGGAGCTGACGCAATCGTGTGGGATTCGGGACAAAGGTGATGAGTTCATCGCCAAAGGCGTCACCTGAGTCGATGTGCAGGCGTCCAAAATGAAGAATTCTTCCGATGATCCCCTGCTGAGTGGTGATATCATTCACGTGACGCAACGGAATCTCACTGGTCTTGCGCAGCAGTACCCCTCGCGAAAACCGAACACGTCGATCGGTGATCACCAACATCTCAAAGTACCACTGCAAGCCACGGAAGAGCATGTTCACCACGGCGGCCCCCAGGATGAGCAGACCGAGGAGGCTGAGCAGAGCATAGTTAAAGGTAGTCAAGACAATCGCGATGATGCTCGCCGCCACAAAGGTCGCCGCAGGTCCGAGCACCAACCACCAGTGTGGGTGGACGATGGCAACCACCCGTTCCTCCGGATCAACCATCGCGCCGACGATGCGTTGCGTGCGACCCGACAGCTGTCCGAGACTTGGCGTCATTGGCTCGTGCGCGGTCATGAATGTCACTCTAGGCTAGTTTTTGTGCGATCGTCGCCGCCGACTGCAAAACACTCCCATCCGCCCCTTGCGTCACTGGGGTATAGGTGGCTCGCTCCCGAGCTTCACGGATATCCTTGGCCAACTGTTCTGCCAGCGTCTCCTTTGGTTCGATGAACAGATAGTGCGATAGAGAGCCGGGGATCGTGTTCACTTCGTTGAGAAAAAGATCGCCATTCTCACTCGCGAGAAAATCAATGCGCGCCACTCCACGGGACCCGATGAGGGTCGCAGTCCTCGTGGCCACCTCGCGAATCTGCTCCTCAGTTTCGGGCTTCAAGAGCGCCGGCAACTCTCTCGGCGCCGCCGCCATCCCCGTGCCCGGCCGATACTTATCTGAGTAGGTCAGGATCGCTGCCATACCGCCAGATCGGGTTGGCCGTTCAATGGCCGAGAGTTGGAGTTCGGGATAGCTCCTGATCGCAATCTGGAGATCGTAGAGATCCTCACGGAACGGCTCCACCACCGCACCAGTGCGTAGGTGTACGCTGTCACGGACCCGATCCCGGAGTGTCCCGCGATCACGAATGACCTCTATGCCGATGGATGAACCACCAAAACGTGGCTTTACAATGTAGGGCCCCTCAAAGGGGATCTCCCCGTCAGCGGCGACGCGCGGCAGAGCCGGAAGTCCTGCTGCGACGGCGAGGGCGCCGAAGCTCAGTTTGTCCATCCCGATAGCGGCGGTGGCCGTCGAAGGACCGGTATACCGAAGACCTGCAAGATCCATAGCTGCCTGAATTGATCCATCCTCTCCAGGGCCACCATGACAACAATTGACGATCACATCGATGGAGATCATCTCTAGCTTTGGTCGCAAACCCGACGACAGGCTACCAAATCCAGCACGACTACCCGTGATGAGCATCAACGGTTCAGCTCCTGATGGGACCCCTTGAGCGAAGGCCGGTGCCTCCAGGGTCGGTGCAACACGATAGAACTCACCCGTCTTGGACCAGTAGATACCCGTCACCGCGCTCTCGGTTCCAAGCAACGCATGCGCTGCCTGCAACCCCGTCAGGATCGAGATGTCGTGCTCGGGCGAGGGTCCTCCAAAGAGAACCGCAATCATCGCATTCATATGCGCTCCACCACTTCAACGGCCATACTGGAGTTCCTTTCCACAGTCCAAACATAGGGCCCCAACACAGGGTCCTACTCGTAGGGTCACCGGCGGTGTCGCCGGGCCGAACCATGCTGATACTGCAACACGCTAACCGATCTGGGCTACGTCTCAACTCTATCGGACGCCAACCGCGCAGAAGGCGGTGCGTATCGGGAGAGGCGTGCACCTACGGGTAATGATCAGGCAGATCGTTCTCGTAAAGAACAACGTCACCCGGCTTCGCCGTGCGCTTCACCTGCGCAATCGCAGCCGTTCGATCCTTGACGGTGAGCACCCGTGTGAGGCGGCAGCCTTGGGCATCTGCCTGCGCCTCGGCGGCCCCTTCAATCAGTGCAGCTCGGTTCGTCTTGGCAACCACGATCAACTCGTCAGCGACGCGACCTACCGCCTTTCCAAGAGCATAGTTCTCCGGGTATTGACGCTTGCCAAGCTCCACCATGCCAGGAGTAACGACAAACTTGGTCGCCGTTTCGCCACCGCGTCGGTCAAGAGCCGCGAGCGCTCGACGAGCTCCCGCAGGATTCGAGTTGTAGGTGTCATCGATGACCTCTACACCACTCTCGGGGACCACCGCCGTCACCAGTCGGTTCGCTGGCGAGGCAATGAACGCGAGGCGAGCACAGATGGCCTCGCCGGTGAGGCCGCACTCAAGCGCAGCGGCGATCGCACAGGCTAAGTTCGTAGGAGCGATGTCTCCAGCATCGATCTTGTCAAGCTTTTGACCCCCAAGATAGATGACCAACTCCCCCTCTTCATTGGGCTTGACCGTCACGTCTACATCAAGCTGGATTGCCGAGACCTTGATGATCTTTCGCTCAGTCACACTGCCGGCAAGTGCCTTCGCAGCGAGAGCAAGGCGGGGGTAGTCCACATTGATGATCACGACCGATGCCTGCTCTGTGATCTCAAGTTTTGCCCGCAAAATTGATGCCTCGGATCCAAAGCGTTCGAGATGGACAGGGCCAAGCGCGGTCAGTACCGCGATCTGGGGTGGGATCCAAGAACAAAGTGCGGCAATCTCTCCCGGCCCAAAAGTACCCATCTCAGCGATGAAGACCTCAGTACCTGGCACCAGTCGTTCATTGATAGAACGGGCAAGACCTCCCCGGTTGTTGAAGGACGCTGGTGAGGCGATGGCACGCACAGATCCCTCGAGCAGGGTCGCCAGATAGTTCTTCGTCGTCGTCTTACCAAAGGAGCCAGTGATGCCAACCACCTTTGGGCGGATGCGCAGGAGTCGCTCCGTCGCATCATCCACATAGCGCCCGAGTAGACGGTCCTCGAGCGGTTGGGTTGCGATGAGTCCAAGCTCGACGATCAAGGATGCCAGGTAGCCACTTAACAAGGCGAATCCGAGAGGAACCCCAATGAGCCAGCCGATGAGCGTCACCAGGGCATCGATAACTCCTACTGTCACCAGCAGGCGCTTCATCCGCGAGGTCAGTGCGAGTTTCGAGGTTCGGCCTCGAAACCCAAGACCGACTGGCGTGGCTAACAGACAGAGCACCAACAGCGCAGCGAGAACGAGATGCACGTCGGTCCCGAAGGAGTGAACAAAACTTCCGACTAGGAGTATCAGACCGACGACGAGCAACGCCTGGTTGATGAAGGAAGCTCTGAACCAAAGTGCGAAAAACCCACCGATACGCCCAGGAAGATAATGCTCCCGTTGGGCGACACGAACCCACTTCACTGCCGGAAGCTGTGCGATCACACCCATTATGACGGCCGCTACAACAGCAAGCTCGTGACCCATTGTTTCGGCCAACCTCCCGGACTAGGACCCGATCACTCTAGTCGTAATCAGCTCCGCAATCGACTGAGGATCCTCAAGCGGGACCAGGTGATGAACCCCATCGAGCACCTTGAGCGTTGCCCAGGAACTGGCGCTCGCTGCCTGGCGTGCCAATGCAACAGGACACGCCTGATCAAGCGTACCCCAGAGCATCCAGATGGGCCGCTGGACCAAGAGGAGATGATCGAGATACTCTTCCTTCACCACCTCGACAAAGATCTGGCGCATCACACCACGAGCCTGACGGTAATCGTCCGAGCCGTATCGCTGGCGCGCTCGTTCGAGACGCTCTTTGGACACCACCCCCATCCCAGCAAGTGATCGAATGAGTCGGTAGCCCCATGGCGACCTTGCCTGACTCTCCGGTCGGATAATAGGTACACCGATGAGTACAATTTCATCGACGAGCTCTGGGGCCACCACGCTGGCCAGTTCAATAGCGACCCGACCACCAAACGAATGGCCGACCACCACCACGCGGCCAACCCCTGCGTCGTGGCGCCACTCACGGATGACCTCTGCAACCGCCTGAGCATAGCCCACCGAGTTCAGAGCGGTAAGTGGCTCTGGTGAATCCCCAAAGCCGGGGAGATCGAGCGCGAGGATCGAGAGATCGTCCCTCAGTAGTTCGATCACCTTGGACCAATCATGCAGGTCACGGCGCCAACCGTGAAGGAATACCACCCCGATACTATCCGCATCACGGGAGCGCCCCACCATAGAGGAGATGGCCGACGAGGGTTGCGTGAAAGAGATCGTAAACAATGCGGTCGCTACGACTCAGTCCTCCGAATCTTCATCACGCCCATAGGAAGATGGAGCAGCCTGGAGTTCTTCGTCATCGAGATAGGCCATACACCAATCGGCATGCCCATGGACCGAATCCCCTCCACACTCCTCACAACGAATGAGTGGCATTGGAATACCTCGCTTTGCCTTTCGCGCCTCTTCGTATCGACGATGACGACCCTTCTTCACGCGCTACTCCCACTCACTCTGACGAGACCTATTCATTCCTCGCACGTCCAACAGCCAGTTTAGCGATTTTGCTCTCGCAGATCTCCAGCTACCAGGTCAAAACACCTTGAGGGTAGGATAGATTCCAACAACAACGGCTTGGCTAATGGTGGTCAAGGTTGGCCTTAGCCGGTGCGGTGAAGAGGTGTGAGCATCACCGGCGCACCAAGGCGACGCCAATCTTGTCTCTAAGGCGCAAGCGAAAACGACAAAGGAGTGATCATGGCAGATGCCTTCAATCCAGACGAGATGATCGAAAGATTCCAACGGCGTGCCGCGGCTGTCAAATCTCGTCCGATGCCGCCAGTAGAGGGTAGTGAACGAGCGAAGTTCGTCGAGCAAGCCTCTGTGGACTACTTCGATTATGCCGTTATTGGGGACGCAGTTGCCAAGCTTGAGGACGGCATCCTCACCCTTACCATCGATCTACGCCCACCAGAGAGCTGAGCGGGCAACGTCGCTTGAATTGGTGACAAACCAATGCTTTAAGCCATGGCGGTAAGCAGCGTGACGGTCGATCGCTCGTTGGGTCGTCAAGGAATAGCCCAAGCGCTTCATAGCGATCACGACTTCGAGTCATCCCGCCCACCAATCGCCAACGTGATGCTGATTCCCGGTAGCGGTGGCCACCATGTCGCTATGTCTGGCTTGCGATAGCGCCAGCGCACAATCGGATTGCCGTTTCCACGACCCACGGGATGTGAGAGGGAGAACGCGCCGAGTTGCCCCTTGATCAGCGGTGCGATACTACCACCGAGAGCAGCAGCCAAGGATAGCCCTCTGCAACAGCTTGCCGAGCGCTGAGCAGTCCTCGTCGGGCCACAACACCAAGGAGATAGGCAAAGACCCTCCAGTGAATGGTCTTAGGTTTGGGGAGAGAACTCGGGCCTACCTGTGGAGCCAATCGGGATGTACGAACACCGTTTGTTCGCGAACATGCATTTCACGGCGCACCTCCAATAATCCATTGCGTGCTCGCTCTGCCTATTGCGTGGGCGCTCTGCCTATTGCTGCTATCGCGAACCTGGAGATGGACGGACCTGGAGACGATGATCCTCGACCACTTGGATGGTACGCTCACCAGTCAATAACGCCCCGACCTCACAGCCGCATACTTCGTAACGCCAACCCCGCGAGAGTCCGCCACGCCGGCGGATCACAAAATCCACAATATCGTCTCGAGCAGCGATCAATGAAGGGTCGATTCCAAGCTCCATAGCCTTGGCCTGCACGACCGCAGCGGTCAACAGCACAATCGGGGCCAGCTCTGGTCGCATGGTCGCCGAGATCGCGAGCTCCGCGGTGACGGTACCAATCGGTTCATCGCTCGCCACCAACTCAAGCAGTTGGCCGACCGCCTCAGCGTCAAGCCGTCGTGGGTCTACCCCACGCAGCCGAGTTAACTCCGAACGCGACGCAGGAGCGGCTCTGGCGATGGAGGAGATGGCAAGGTCCGACAAAATGGAACGTGCGGGAACATCGCGCACCCGAGCCTGCTCCTCTCGCCATGCGGCGACTCGTGCGGCGATTCGTCGATTCTGCTCATCATCGAGACTGCGGCATTCGCGAATGCGCGTCCAAGCTAGTTCCACCGGAGCCTCGAACCGACGGCGCCGCACGACCGCCTGCATCTCTTCCATCGCCCAGCTCCGACGGTTTGTGGCTTCGAGCTCAGCAACAATCTTGCGTTCGAGCTCCTCCAGATAGAGGACATCTGTCGCCGCATAATCAATCTGCTCGGGAGTGAGGGGGCGCGCCATCCAATCCGAGAGCCGAGCCCCCTTCGCAATCGTGACGTGGAGATACTGGTTGAGCAACGCTCCGAGGGAGGCGTGACTCAAGCCCAGAAAGCCCGCCGCTACTTGTGTATCGAAAAGTTGGGTCGGACGGGTGCCAACTGCGCGCTCGAGGATCTCAAGGTCCTGTTCGCTCGCGTGAAAGACGAACTTGATCTCCCCGTCGCCAAAGATTTCCCCCAGCGGGGCCAGATCGACGACAAGCGGATCGATCAGAAAGATCAGATCGCCAACCCGAGCCTGCACCAGCGCTAACTTCGGATAATAGCTTCGTTCGCGATGGAACTCCGTGTCAACCGCCACTGATCGCACCGTCTGCGCCTCCTTGACGACCTCCACCAGGTCGGCTTCGGTTGCCACCCAACGTAGCCGAATCCCCTGTCGATGCACCTGTGCCGCCATGAGATCGGGAGCGTCATCGGTTGCCTGCGTGCTATTGGTATCTCTCTCGCGACGGAAATGCTCCAAACTACCTCATTCCTGCTTCTTTAGCCGCCATAATGCATTCGAGTATCAGACATCGAGAGCACCGTTGACCACGCTTCAACTGGTTGGCGTACTACCATGCTATCGACTGAACTTGTAATCAGCCAATGGCTACCTAACTCGACCATAGCTACAACCCTCCCAAGCACCATGCCAAGGGCATCCCTTGGCAGGAGCAACCTCGACGCCTCATCGCGGACAACCGGAATACCGCTCGCCGTCATCGCCGCTACGTCAACGGCTGGGGGTTTGGCGAACTTGCGGGCG is drawn from Ferrimicrobium sp. and contains these coding sequences:
- a CDS encoding alpha/beta fold hydrolase; its protein translation is MQLHYERTGPPDRPVVVLIHGLGGQLTDWPEPAITRFVEAGYQVLTYDQRDSGLSTRLTHVGIPDLLSIYMGRRELAPYTLADMADDLLELLDRLGIDQVHLVGVSMGAMVAQQFLIEEPKRVLSLISMLGSTGRTGVGQPSEMALGALMNPNREEPLELVVGRPRSARERQAILDRIDRGAARLAAAGIDDPVASVRQLSAVLASPDRSTALSTLAALPSLVVHGVLDPLVNVSGGIDTFRVLAGSRLLLFADLGHDLPAWCWDRLATEMLDTITEAGGVGCGATTGYSGR
- a CDS encoding class I SAM-dependent methyltransferase, whose amino-acid sequence is MPDNAVRDALARRWSRQLQDWAIPQEILAKTPESPWSFDPNGFRPLRDVPLNQTQLALVELLDRSPHRSVLDVGAGAGAAVLPIGSSIRSLLALDQNAEMLEVLALESEASPELLVETRVGDFFDLEPELGRFDVVTSQNVIYNISNLFGFLEGLLAHAEVGVVLELTLHHPHYGLNLLWEEFHQLERPTDPSATDVIEALTVLGVSPKVVIGPGLRRSMDPAQQIISTRRRLCLAPTEDRAIQAAIQAGRMLVNPTVTLICELAGA
- a CDS encoding PH domain-containing protein, which codes for MTAHEPMTPSLGQLSGRTQRIVGAMVDPEERVVAIVHPHWWLVLGPAATFVAASIIAIVLTTFNYALLSLLGLLILGAAVVNMLFRGLQWYFEMLVITDRRVRFSRGVLLRKTSEIPLRHVNDITTQQGIIGRILHFGRLHIDSGDAFGDELITFVPNPTRLRQLLASLEDAQQSGSAGAVSAVNTNADSLSRLERLTILRAGGFLSDTEFERAKSSLLRDLDGEQGTRY
- a CDS encoding Mur ligase family protein, whose translation is MGHELAVVAAVIMGVIAQLPAVKWVRVAQREHYLPGRIGGFFALWFRASFINQALLVVGLILLVGSFVHSFGTDVHLVLAALLVLCLLATPVGLGFRGRTSKLALTSRMKRLLVTVGVIDALVTLIGWLIGVPLGFALLSGYLASLIVELGLIATQPLEDRLLGRYVDDATERLLRIRPKVVGITGSFGKTTTKNYLATLLEGSVRAIASPASFNNRGGLARSINERLVPGTEVFIAEMGTFGPGEIAALCSWIPPQIAVLTALGPVHLERFGSEASILRAKLEITEQASVVIINVDYPRLALAAKALAGSVTERKIIKVSAIQLDVDVTVKPNEEGELVIYLGGQKLDKIDAGDIAPTNLACAIAAALECGLTGEAICARLAFIASPANRLVTAVVPESGVEVIDDTYNSNPAGARRALAALDRRGGETATKFVVTPGMVELGKRQYPENYALGKAVGRVADELIVVAKTNRAALIEGAAEAQADAQGCRLTRVLTVKDRTAAIAQVKRTAKPGDVVLYENDLPDHYP
- a CDS encoding alpha/beta fold hydrolase, which translates into the protein MVFLHGWRRDLHDWSKVIELLRDDLSILALDLPGFGDSPEPLTALNSVGYAQAVAEVIREWRHDAGVGRVVVVGHSFGGRVAIELASVVAPELVDEIVLIGVPIIRPESQARSPWGYRLIRSLAGMGVVSKERLERARQRYGSDDYRQARGVMRQIFVEVVKEEYLDHLLLVQRPIWMLWGTLDQACPVALARQAASASSWATLKVLDGVHHLVPLEDPQSIAELITTRVIGS
- a CDS encoding HRDC domain-containing protein; protein product: MEHFRRERDTNSTQATDDAPDLMAAQVHRQGIRLRWVATEADLVEVVKEAQTVRSVAVDTEFHRERSYYPKLALVQARVGDLIFLIDPLVVDLAPLGEIFGDGEIKFVFHASEQDLEILERAVGTRPTQLFDTQVAAGFLGLSHASLGALLNQYLHVTIAKGARLSDWMARPLTPEQIDYAATDVLYLEELERKIVAELEATNRRSWAMEEMQAVVRRRRFEAPVELAWTRIRECRSLDDEQNRRIAARVAAWREEQARVRDVPARSILSDLAISSIARAAPASRSELTRLRGVDPRRLDAEAVGQLLELVASDEPIGTVTAELAISATMRPELAPIVLLTAAVVQAKAMELGIDPSLIAARDDIVDFVIRRRGGLSRGWRYEVCGCEVGALLTGERTIQVVEDHRLQVRPSPGSR
- a CDS encoding flavin reductase family protein; translated protein: MAESVVTNDDAQLRRALWAMASGLYLLSLTDGDRSHLMTISLVMQVSKEPRMLAMSVEREALALEFLRQGAAVGLVFLDVTQAPLARKFAKPPAVDVAAMTASGIPVVRDEASRLLLPRDALGMVLGRVVAMVELGSHWLITSSVDSMVVRQPVEAWSTVLSMSDTRMHYGG